ATTTGAACGATACGCTGCTGTGATTCTTCAACGTCCCTTAGCCTTACCGGGCCCATATACTTAATCTCGTCACTGAGCATATCTGAGGCGCGCTTGGACATATTCCTGTAAATTGTTTCAGCTACCTCTTCATTAGATCCCTTAATGGCCTTGGCCAAATCTTTAGAATCCACCTCTCGAAGTACTCTTTGGATAGAGGCATCAGGCAACCTGACAATATCCTCGAAAACAAACAGCATATTGCGAACATTTTCTGCCAGGTCGGGGTCCATTACTTCCAGTTCTTCTAGAATGGTCCTTTCAGTGGAACGGTCTACCTTATTTAATATTTCCACAAGAGGTTTGATCCCCCCTGAGTGTTCTTCATGGGTGGAAACCATAGATAATTTCCGTTCCAAAACATCCTCCACATTCTTGAGCACTTCCGGTGAAACCCTATCTATGGTAGCAATACGTTTAGCAATGTCAGCCTGGGTTTCAGGAGCCAAAGATGAAAGCACCATTGACGCCTGCTCCGGACCTAAATATGTCAGTATCAGTGCGATAGTCTGAGGATGTTCAC
The genomic region above belongs to Bacillota bacterium and contains:
- the fliG gene encoding flagellar motor switch protein FliG encodes the protein MCASPNITGLQKAAILLIALGSDLSANILKNHFHDDDMEKITQQISIMNRIPSDVQSVVIDEFSQLAQARSYLATGGPDYAKEMLEKAVGKDRATTILDKVSSTIKSKPFGNIRNTDPRNLLNFIKGEHPQTIALILTYLGPEQASMVLSSLAPETQADIAKRIATIDRVSPEVLKNVEDVLERKLSMVSTHEEHSGGIKPLVEILNKVDRSTERTILEELEVMDPDLAENVRNMLFVFEDIVRLPDASIQRVLREVDSKDLAKAIKGSNEEVAETIYRNMSKRASDMLSDEIKYMGPVRLRDVEESQQRIVQIIRQLDESGEIIIARGGEDAILT